In the genome of Botrytis cinerea B05.10 chromosome 5, complete sequence, one region contains:
- the Bccia2 gene encoding Bccia2 — protein MASADNANPTILNVSEISRRREKRKVRDYSAKKHGIQSILMAKPSDALDPFYMSDFSDEDSDDSGLEPIDEQEIYDLIAPISDPEHPLSLESLGVVKLEDVHLASPPDLTNPAALSRVLVELTPTVSHCSLATVIGLGVRVRLEQALPPGYRVEVKIKKDTHSQADEVNKQLADKERVAAALENDNLMNLLRKMMKTCLDG, from the exons ATGGCATCGGCAGACAATGCGAATCCCACGATCCTGAATGTGTCCGAGATATCACGTCGAAGAGAAAAACGTAAGGTTCGAGATTATTCGGCCAAGAAACATGGTATACAGAGCATCTTGATGGCAAAACCCAGCGATGCACTGGATCCCTTTTATATGTCAGATTTCTCAGATGAAGACTCAGATGATTCTGGCTTAGAGCCAATAGATGAACAGGAAATCTACG ACTTGATCGCACCAATCTCTGACCCCGAGCACCCTCTTTCATTAGAGTCTCTCGGAGTAGTTAAGCTCGAGGATGTTCACCTTGCTTCGCCTCCTGATCTCACAAACCCCGCAGCACTGTCTCGCGTACTGGTCGAATTGACGCCAACGGTTTCACATTGCTCCCTAGCAACTGTTATTGGGCTTGGCGTCCGAGTACGTTTGGAACAAGCTCTTCCGCCAGGATACCGAGTCGAGGTCAAGATTAAAAAGGACACACACAGTCAGGCCGACGAAGTCAACAAACAACTGGCTGACAAGGAGCGTGTTGCGGCTGCCCTCGAGAATGACAATCTCATGAATTTGCtaaggaagatgatgaaaaccTGCCTTGATGGCTGA